The Rana temporaria chromosome 4, aRanTem1.1, whole genome shotgun sequence genome contains a region encoding:
- the LOC120935824 gene encoding piggyBac transposable element-derived protein 4-like, which translates to MASKKRPCRSKTVLDQLENSDSELQSFEELSDSDSWGNSSSDDESDDRNDSATELNDVRTWCSIDCGTDHAAPPRFPFTGVSGMKVDVEDDNPLAYLQLFLTDEVIEKIVTETNRYQEQQSSPTHQKFTRGRKWEPVTKDDIWKFLGLIILQGVVGKPLQKWYWTTNKLLATPFFGTVMSEYRFSLIMKYLHFENNEEFDETTHPAPKLKKIWEVSQMILKNFQQSYVPERDISIDENLMAYKERHSWVQYIASKRAQFGVKSYML; encoded by the coding sequence ATGGCATCCAAAAAGCGCCCCTGTAGGTCAAAAACGGTTTTAGATCAGCTTGAAAACAGCGATAGTGAATTACAATCATTtgaagaattgagcgatagtgattcgtggggaaattcatcatcagacGATGAAAGTGACGACAGAAACGATTCTGCGACTGAGCTCAATGATGTGCGAACTTGGTGCTCTATTGACTGTGGTACGGATCATGCAGCGCCCCCAAGATTCCCATTTACTGGAGTATCTGGTATGAAAGTAGACGTTGAAGATGACAACCCCTTGGCATACTTGCAACTATTTCTGACCGATGAGGTTATTGAAAAAATAGTTACTGAAACAAACCGATACCAAGAGCAACAATCGTCTCCTACGCATCAGAAGTTTACAAGAGGCAGgaagtgggaaccagtgaccaaaGATGACATTTGGAAATTTCTGGGCCTAATAATActtcagggagtggtggggaaacccctccAGAAGTGGTATTGGACAACTAATAAATTACTTGCCACTCCATTTTTTGGCACGGTCATGTCAGAGTACAGATTTTCCCTGATCATGAAATATTTACACTTTGAAAACAATGAAGAATTTGATGAAACTACTCATCCTGCACCAAAACTCAAGAAAATTTGGGAAGTATCTCAAATGATTCTAAAGAATTTTCAACAGAGTTATGTGCCAGAAAGAGATATCAGCATAGATGAAAATCTAATGGCCTACAAGGAAAGGCACAGCTGGGTACAATACATTGCATCAAAGAGAGCACAATTTGGTGTAAAATCCTACATGCTATGA